Proteins encoded in a region of the Solanum dulcamara chromosome 9, daSolDulc1.2, whole genome shotgun sequence genome:
- the LOC129904513 gene encoding E3 ubiquitin-protein ligase WAV3, whose protein sequence is MGTGWRRAFCTTIPRDREPHFVDKHAQDSQEVNNGGQQIPSPRSCAKLGFLSSSNPSTPRLRCKTNNKASSNDINSLISPKLHCKTTPKSNTKSPKTFLGSNPSSPRSPFSILKNTLRLSKHSCGVCTQSVKSGQGMAIYTAECSHTFHFPCIASHVKKQSNLVCPVCNSTWKDVPLLAIHRLQQQQDQKTQKAEEESYPNTPIKKQEKSLPNVKTYYKPEQCDYKGYNDDEPLFTPTAGAKFVPIPEANEEQGEDEEVEEFRGFFVNPISSDEAFANQRDNRSVEVSLMPEAAIVSVGRTHETYAVVLKVKAPPPPPSPPAGNSNSGSGHFLDPARRAPIDLVTVLDVSGSMSGAKIQMLKRAMRLVISSLGSVDRLSIVAFSATPKRLLPLRRMTPQGQRSARRIIDRLVCSQGTCVGEALRKAAKVLEDRRERNPVGSIMLLSDGQDEKIQGSNTHNRRSESTHVSSTRFGHIEIPVHSSGFGKKAGFSHEPAEEDAFSKCVGGLLSVVVQDLKIQLDFSSGSDPAEIAAVYSYNGRPAVLGSSCVRLGDLYAEEERELLLEVKIPTMTNGSHHVLSVRCCYKDPATQEAIYGREHSLLVPRPQAVRSSIPKIERLRNLFITTRAIAESRRLIEHNELSSAMHLLSSARALLIQSGSAFVDEYVRGLEAELTEVQWRKQYQQQIEQQKLIQRQRMNEREMNLFLDENGEPLTPTSAWRAAEKLAKVAMMKKSMNRVSDLHGFENARF, encoded by the exons ATGGGGACAGGATGGAGGAGAGCTTTTTGCACAACAATCCCAAGAGATAGAGAACCCCACTTTGTGGATAAGCATGCACAAGATTCACAAGAAGTTAACAATGGAGGACAACAAATCCCAAGTCCAAGAAGTTGTGCAAAGCTTGGTTTTTTATCTAGTAGCAATCCTTCTACTCCTCGTTTGCGTTGCAAAACCAATAATAAAGCATCTTCCAATGACATTAATAGCCTTATTAGTCCAAAACTCCATTGCAAAACTACCCCAAAATCCAATACCAAAAGCCCGAAAACTTTTCTTGGTTCCAATCCTTCTTCTCCAAGATCCCCCTTTTCCATCCTTAAGAACACCCTCCGTCTCTCCAAA CATAGCTGTGGAGTTTGTACACAGAGTGTAAAATCAGGACAAGGAATGGCTATATACACAGCAGAATGTTCACATACTTTCCATTTTCCTTGCATTGCTTCTCATGTTAAAAAACAGAGCAATTTGGTTTGCCCTGTTTGTAATTCCACATGGAAAGATGTACCCCTTTTAGCCATTCACAGACTTCAACAACAGCAAGATCAAAAAACACAAAAAGCAGAAGAAGAATCATATCCCAATACCCCAATCAAAAAACAAGAAAAGTCACTCCCTAATGTGAAAACTTATTACAAACCAGAGCAGTGTGATTACAAAGGTTATAATGATGATGAGCCTCTTTTTACTCCAACTGCCGGAGCTAAATTTGTTCCAATACCGGAAGCAAATGAGGAACAGGGAGAGGACGAAGAAGTTGAAGAATTCCGTGGTTTTTTTGTCAATCCCATCTCGAGTGACGAAGCATTTGCCAACCAGAGAGATAACAGAAGTGTTGAAGTGAGCTTAATGCCTGAAGCTGCCATCGTTTCTGTCGGGAGAACTCATGAGACATATGCTGTTGTTCTAAAGGTTAAAGCTCCACCACCTCCGCCGTCACCTCCGGCGGGGAATTCGAATTCCGGGTCGGGTCATTTTCTTGACCCGGCACGGCGAGCCCCGATTGACTTGGTTACTGTATTGGATGTAAGCGGCAGTATGAGCGGAGCAAAGATTCAAATGTTGAAACGAGCCATGAGATTGGTTATTTCGTCTCTCGGCTCTGTTGATCGGCTTTCAATTGTGGCTTTCTCTGCTACACCAAAAAGATTACTACCTCTGAGAAGAATGACTCCACAAGGCCAACGCTCGGCTCGGCGCATTATTGATCGGCTTGTTTGTAGCCAAGGGACTTGTGTAGGTGAAGCTTTGAGAAAAGCAGCTAAGGTGCTCGAAGATAGGCGTGAGAGAAATCCAGTCGGTAGCATTATGCTTTTATCCGACGGTCAAGATGAGAAGATCCAGGGAAGTAATACTCATAATCGACGATCGGAATCCACCCATGTGTCTTCCACCCGGTTTGGTCATATAGAAATTCCGGTTCATTCCTCCGGGTTCGGGAAAAAAGCCGGCTTCAGCCATGAGCCGGCTGAGGAAGACGCATTCTCGAAATGCGTTGGTGGTTTATTGAGTGTGGTGGTTCAAGATCTGAAAATCCAGCTGGATTTCTCCTCCGGTTCAGACCCAGCTGAGATCGCAGCGGTTTATTCGTACAATGGTCGGCCAGCTGTACTCGGCTCGAGTTGTGTTCGGCTCGGCGATCTTTACGCCGAGGAAGAAAGGGAATTACTGTTAGAAGTAAAAATCCCAACAATGACTAATGGGTCACACCATGTGTTATCCGTTAGATGTTGTTACAAGGACCCCGCAACACAAGAAGCAATTTACGGAAGGGAACATTCTTTGTTGGTTCCGAGGCCTCAAGCCGTTCGATCTTCCATTCCGAAGATTGAACGACTGAGGAATCTCTTTATAACTACGAGGGCTATCGCTGAGTCTAGGAGATTAATCGAGCATAACGAGCTATCTAGCGCTATGCACTTGTTGTCATCGGCTCGAGCATTGTTGATACAATCTGGGTCGGCTTTTGTAGACGAGTATGTTAGAGGCTTAGAAGCCGAGCTGACGGAAGTGCAATGGAGGAAACAATATCAACAGCAGATAGAGCAGCAAAAATTGATCCAACGTCAGAGAATGAACGAGAGGGAAATGAATTTGTTCTTAGATGAAAATGGTGAGCCACTAACCCCTACATCTGCTTGGAGAGCAGCTGAGAAGCTAGCTAAAGTGGCTATGATGAAGAAGTCGATGAATAGGGTCAGCGATTTGCACGGCTTCGAAAATGCTagattttaa